A region of uncultured Draconibacterium sp. DNA encodes the following proteins:
- a CDS encoding heparan-alpha-glucosaminide N-acetyltransferase domain-containing protein: MAEFKRLISLDAFRGFTIAAMIMVNNPATWGHIYPPLEHASWNGLTPTDLIFPFFIFIVGVSIALAYTKRLNAGVAKGPMYRKIVFRSLKIFAVGILLWLFPSFSFEDVRIAGVLQRIAIVFLACAFLFLNSKWKTQAIVAGALLVIYWLVMLFIPTPGYGKVMLEPGANIAAWIDSKFLPGYLWQETWDPEGLLSTLPAIATGITGMLAGHLVLSKLPAERKVIYLFSFSFFAFIIGFFWNYIFPINKNIWTSSFVMVTSGLAGMVLATSIFFVDILGRTRFTKPGIIFGSNAIAVYVLADVWRLPFYSWKFGGSSLNNHWMSMFENAGWSLELGSFLYAALFIGFNFIPAWILYKKKIFIKL; encoded by the coding sequence ATGGCTGAATTTAAAAGACTTATTTCGCTTGACGCCTTCCGTGGATTTACAATTGCCGCAATGATCATGGTTAACAATCCGGCTACCTGGGGCCACATTTATCCGCCGCTGGAACACGCCAGCTGGAACGGATTAACACCAACCGACCTGATATTTCCCTTTTTCATATTTATCGTTGGAGTATCGATTGCATTGGCCTATACCAAACGTTTGAACGCCGGTGTTGCCAAAGGCCCGATGTACCGAAAAATCGTATTTCGCTCACTAAAAATATTTGCGGTTGGTATTTTACTTTGGTTATTCCCCAGCTTTAGTTTTGAAGATGTGCGGATTGCCGGCGTTCTTCAACGAATTGCCATTGTATTTTTAGCCTGTGCCTTTTTATTCCTGAACTCGAAATGGAAAACTCAGGCCATTGTTGCCGGAGCTTTGCTGGTAATTTACTGGCTGGTGATGCTATTTATACCAACACCCGGTTACGGCAAAGTAATGTTGGAACCCGGTGCCAATATTGCTGCCTGGATCGACAGTAAATTTCTGCCCGGTTACTTATGGCAGGAAACCTGGGATCCGGAAGGATTGCTCAGTACTCTTCCGGCTATTGCAACCGGAATTACCGGAATGCTGGCAGGTCATTTGGTGCTGAGCAAACTACCTGCTGAGCGAAAAGTCATCTACCTTTTCTCCTTCTCGTTTTTTGCTTTTATAATCGGCTTTTTCTGGAATTACATTTTCCCAATTAATAAAAACATCTGGACCAGTTCGTTTGTGATGGTTACCTCGGGATTGGCCGGAATGGTATTGGCCACAAGCATCTTTTTTGTTGATATTCTGGGTCGAACCCGTTTTACAAAACCGGGAATTATATTTGGATCGAATGCCATTGCCGTTTATGTTCTGGCTGATGTGTGGCGCCTGCCCTTTTACTCCTGGAAATTTGGCGGAAGCAGCTTAAATAATCATTGGATGAGTATGTTTGAAAATGCCGGCTGGAGTTTGGAACTGGGCAGCTTTTTGTATGCCGCCCTGTTTATTGGCTTTAATTTTATTCCGGCATGGATTCTTTATAAAAAGAAGATATTTATAAAATTATAA
- a CDS encoding nucleoside deaminase, with protein MIEPFNDEYFMKKAFAEAVQAFDEGEIPVGAVVVSKGKIIARAHNLTETLNDVTAHAEMQAITAAANLLGGKYLNDCTLYVTLEPCVMCAGALGWSQIGKIVYGASDEKRGFKKFAAKALHPKTEIVGGIFETECAELLQEFFQKKRK; from the coding sequence ATGATTGAACCGTTTAACGACGAATATTTTATGAAAAAAGCCTTTGCAGAAGCTGTTCAGGCTTTTGACGAAGGCGAAATTCCGGTTGGAGCCGTGGTGGTATCAAAAGGAAAGATAATTGCACGCGCCCACAACCTAACCGAAACATTGAATGATGTAACCGCGCATGCCGAGATGCAGGCCATTACTGCAGCAGCTAACTTATTGGGCGGAAAATACCTGAATGACTGCACGCTTTATGTAACACTGGAGCCTTGTGTAATGTGTGCCGGAGCATTGGGTTGGTCGCAAATTGGCAAAATCGTTTATGGCGCCTCCGACGAAAAACGTGGTTTTAAAAAGTTTGCAGCCAAAGCACTTCACCCCAAAACAGAAATTGTTGGCGGTATTTTTGAAACCGAATGTGCAGAATTATTGCAGGAGTTTTTTCAGAAGAAAAGGAAATAA